A stretch of the Ascaphus truei isolate aAscTru1 chromosome 4, aAscTru1.hap1, whole genome shotgun sequence genome encodes the following:
- the LOC142492075 gene encoding uncharacterized protein LOC142492075, with amino-acid sequence MEQVSSPGSASSTLLEEHHGDEDDEYDEDDATEETEIQSCDHEEVPIETVVPPNRPSTSTYDAIVASEGKIVDAENRRHSDMMTVLERMIGLQEETVSQLAHLHRVFIEVPKQLQKINTSFEALVVQQTQANYWRMTNVPQFNTSQPGSVHAGQFSPHSSDIHSPGPNVTGQVADIAVQVPDDILPLPSVQIQQQTPTKEATKTKQDTHETDQPSLVQCLPTCSHVSLGTSPVREQSLPKSPVGESLPKSPVGESLPKSPVGESLPKSPVGESLPKSPVGESLPKSPVGESLPKSPVGESLATSPVGESLATSPVGEQSLATSPAREVPEATQSGSVVPKVGGKRKRKIQETTSRPVTRSQKEQKK; translated from the exons atggaacaagtgtcttcacctgggtcagccagctcaacactactagaag aacatcatggtgatgaggatgatgagtatgatgaggatgacgccacagaagagactgaaatacaatcatgtgaccatgaagaggtgccaatagaaactgttgtaccgccaaatcgtccatcaacttccacatacgatgcaattgtagcttcagagggaaaaatagtggacgcagaaaatcgtcgccattcagacatgatgacagtgctggaaaggatgattggactgcaggaagaaacagtatcacaattggcacatctccacagagtcttcattgaagtgccgaaacagttgcaaaaaatcaacacctcattcgaagcattagttgttcagcaaacacaagctaattactggagaatgactaatgtaccacaattcaacacctcccagccaggatctgttcatgcaggtcagttttcaccacattcatctgatattcattcaccaggcccaaatgttaccggtcaagtagcagacattgctgtgcaggttcctgatgacatcctaccgctgccatctgtacaaattcagcagcagacacctacaaaggaggcgacaaaaacaaaacaagacacacatgaaacagaccaaccatcacttgtgcagtgtctaccaacttgctcacatgtgtcactgggcacaagccctgtccgtgaacagtcactacccaaaagccctgtaggtgagtcgctgcccaaaagccctgtaggtgaatcgctgcccaaaagccctgtaggtgagtcgctgcccaaaagccctgtaggtgaatcgctgcccaaaagccctgtaggtgaatcgctgcccaaaagccctgtaggtgaatcactgcccaaaagccctgtaggtgagtcactggccacaagccctgtaggtgagtcactggccacaagccccgtaggtgaacagtcactggccacaagccctgcccgtgaagtgccagaggccactcaaagtggctctgttgtgcctaaagttggtggcaaaagaaaaaggaaaattcaagagacaacaagcaggcctgttactcgctcgcaaaaggaacaaaaaaaataa